A region of Ignatzschineria larvae DSM 13226 DNA encodes the following proteins:
- the atpD gene encoding F0F1 ATP synthase subunit beta — protein MSGKIVQIIGAVVDVEFPRDAVPSIYSALNVVGSKDDLVLEVQQQLGDGIVRTIAMGSSDGLQRGLEVIDTKSPISVPVGKGTLGRIMDVLGRPVDYAGPVEATEHWAIHRKAPSYEDQAGSTEVLETGIKVIDLLCPFAKGGKVGLFGGAGVGKTVNMMELINNIAKAHEGLSVFAGVGERTREGNDFYYEMKDSNVLDKVAMVYGQMNEPPGNRLRVALSGLTMAEYFRDEGRDVLLFIDNIYRYTLAGTEVSALLGRMPSAVGYQPTLAEEMGVLQERITSTKKGSITSVQAVYVPADDLTDPSPATTFAHLDATIVLSRDIASLGIYPAVDPLDSTSRQLDPLVIGQEHYDTARGVQMILQRYQELKDIIAILGMDELSEDDKLTVSRARKIQRFLSQPFHVAEVFTGAPGKYVSLQDTITSFKAILAGEGDHIPEQMFYMTGNFNEVLDRYAKENKK, from the coding sequence ATGTCAGGAAAAATTGTACAGATAATTGGTGCGGTTGTTGACGTGGAATTTCCACGTGATGCCGTTCCAAGTATATATAGTGCACTGAATGTTGTTGGATCAAAGGATGATCTTGTACTTGAAGTACAGCAACAACTCGGTGATGGAATTGTTAGAACGATCGCAATGGGTAGTTCTGATGGCCTACAAAGAGGACTTGAGGTTATAGATACTAAGAGTCCGATCTCTGTACCTGTCGGTAAAGGCACATTAGGTCGTATTATGGACGTTTTAGGTCGTCCTGTGGATTACGCAGGTCCAGTTGAGGCAACTGAGCATTGGGCGATTCACCGTAAAGCGCCAAGTTATGAAGATCAAGCAGGTTCTACAGAAGTATTAGAAACAGGTATTAAGGTAATCGATCTTCTCTGCCCATTTGCAAAAGGTGGTAAAGTTGGTCTCTTCGGTGGTGCGGGTGTTGGTAAAACCGTTAACATGATGGAATTAATCAACAACATCGCTAAAGCACATGAAGGTCTTTCAGTATTCGCGGGTGTAGGTGAGCGTACTCGTGAAGGGAACGACTTCTACTACGAGATGAAAGATTCTAACGTATTAGATAAAGTTGCGATGGTGTATGGCCAGATGAATGAGCCACCTGGGAACCGTCTTCGTGTAGCACTCTCAGGCCTTACTATGGCTGAGTATTTCCGTGACGAAGGTCGCGATGTTCTTCTCTTTATCGATAATATTTATCGTTACACGCTTGCAGGTACTGAGGTATCGGCGTTATTAGGTCGTATGCCTTCAGCCGTAGGTTATCAGCCAACGCTTGCAGAAGAGATGGGTGTATTACAAGAACGTATTACCTCAACTAAGAAGGGTTCAATTACCTCAGTACAAGCGGTTTATGTTCCTGCGGATGACTTAACTGACCCATCACCAGCAACAACGTTTGCGCACTTAGATGCAACAATCGTTCTTTCACGTGATATCGCATCATTAGGTATCTACCCTGCGGTAGATCCGCTTGATTCAACTTCACGTCAGTTAGATCCATTAGTGATTGGTCAAGAACATTATGATACAGCACGTGGTGTTCAGATGATTCTCCAACGTTATCAAGAACTCAAAGATATTATCGCGATTCTTGGTATGGATGAGCTGTCAGAAGATGATAAGTTAACTGTATCTCGTGCGCGTAAGATTCAACGTTTCTTATCACAACCATTCCATGTTGCCGAAGTCTTTACAGGTGCACCTGGTAAATATGTTTCATTGCAAGATACGATTACAAGCTTTAAAGCGATTCTTGCTGGCGAAGGGGATCATATTCCTGAGCAGATGTTCTATATGACCGGTAACTTTAATGAAGTTCTTGATCGTTACGCGAAAGAGAATAAAAAGTAA
- a CDS encoding F0F1 ATP synthase subunit epsilon, which translates to MKTINVTVVSAEKELYSGVATFFAATAITGEIGVYPGHVPTLAQLKAGQVRLTLENDKEEVFWISGGLLEVQPQEIIVLADSAERAKDLDAAAVQKAQEEARKAIESGGQSLDIEKALIELTLAQSQLDAVNRLKSF; encoded by the coding sequence ATGAAAACTATCAATGTCACTGTTGTAAGTGCTGAAAAAGAGCTCTATTCAGGCGTTGCGACGTTTTTTGCGGCGACAGCAATTACAGGTGAGATAGGTGTTTATCCTGGTCACGTACCCACTTTAGCACAACTTAAAGCAGGTCAAGTCCGCTTGACCTTAGAGAATGATAAAGAAGAGGTGTTTTGGATCTCAGGTGGTTTACTTGAAGTCCAACCGCAAGAGATTATTGTTCTTGCAGATAGTGCTGAGAGAGCAAAGGATTTAGATGCCGCTGCTGTGCAAAAGGCACAAGAAGAGGCTCGTAAAGCGATCGAATCTGGTGGGCAATCACTTGATATTGAAAAGGCGCTAATAGAGCTGACACTTGCTCAATCGCAGCTTGATGCAGTAAATAGATTGAAAAGTTTTTAA
- a CDS encoding SLC13 family permease — MQLYALLILLCSFIAFMIGKWRYDVVALGALLVMVLVGVVPINNAFSGFSHRAVITVASVLVLSYALGNTGVTYHLSQHLSRFSDRPALLVLTLTGLVAFFSAFMNDVGALALIMPVALQVSQRYKIPTSKLLMPMAFASLLGGTATLIGTPPNMIIAQYRETADPVAGAFSMFDFLPTGIVVVIVGLIYISFIGWRLIPVRGTENSSRLFETDDYLLEARIVPNNKFIGKTIRELEKVTEDHVNVVTLLRGARRILSPSKEEILREKDVLLIEGQPEDLKQLELLTGVDIEFSKASKEHTPDSIEVLEVIVNPGARITNGTISELYLKEKYNINILGISRQGEKIRQRFSRVTLKAGDILLIQGYKKELPEMMSYLGCLPLAERNIRLKPSSKMWPTVIIFLLAILAVALQILPPHIAFPLAIFLMIIFKIITLREVYQSIDGPLVVLLGCFITVGAALEATGATNIIVALIIPLLEGLPGVVVLAIVMLITMLITDVINSSATAVIMAPIAVGIANMMGHNIDPYLMIIAIACSCAFNTPIGHHSNTLVMGPGGYQFGDYWRMGLLLDLLLIITVVPTVIFVWPL, encoded by the coding sequence GTGCAACTCTACGCACTATTGATTCTACTCTGTAGCTTTATTGCCTTTATGATTGGTAAATGGCGCTACGATGTTGTCGCGCTAGGCGCATTATTAGTGATGGTATTAGTCGGCGTCGTTCCGATTAATAATGCATTTTCAGGATTTAGTCACCGAGCTGTGATTACGGTTGCCTCTGTATTAGTACTAAGCTATGCATTAGGCAATACTGGGGTAACTTACCATTTATCACAACACTTGAGTCGTTTTTCAGATCGGCCGGCACTATTAGTCTTAACGCTCACAGGACTTGTGGCATTTTTCTCGGCATTTATGAATGATGTCGGGGCACTTGCACTGATTATGCCTGTGGCGTTACAGGTTTCACAACGTTATAAAATACCAACCTCTAAGCTTCTGATGCCGATGGCCTTTGCTTCTTTATTGGGTGGAACTGCCACTTTAATCGGAACGCCTCCTAATATGATTATTGCGCAATATCGAGAGACTGCAGATCCTGTTGCTGGTGCTTTTTCGATGTTTGACTTTTTACCTACCGGGATTGTGGTGGTGATCGTTGGTCTTATCTATATCTCCTTTATTGGTTGGCGTCTGATTCCTGTACGCGGAACGGAGAATAGTAGTCGGCTGTTTGAAACGGATGACTATCTTTTAGAAGCACGAATTGTTCCGAATAATAAATTTATCGGTAAAACGATTCGAGAACTAGAGAAGGTGACGGAGGATCATGTTAATGTGGTGACGCTCCTTCGAGGTGCAAGGCGTATTTTATCGCCGAGTAAAGAGGAGATTCTGCGGGAGAAAGATGTGCTTTTGATCGAAGGTCAGCCGGAAGATCTCAAACAGTTAGAATTATTAACGGGTGTGGATATTGAGTTTTCTAAAGCGTCAAAAGAACATACGCCCGATTCAATTGAAGTACTAGAAGTGATTGTTAACCCCGGTGCACGTATTACCAATGGCACGATTTCAGAGCTCTACTTAAAAGAGAAATACAATATCAATATTCTCGGTATTTCCCGGCAAGGGGAGAAAATTCGACAACGATTTTCCCGAGTGACCTTGAAAGCTGGGGATATTCTGCTGATACAAGGTTATAAAAAAGAGCTTCCGGAGATGATGAGCTATCTAGGATGCTTGCCACTTGCTGAACGTAATATTCGCCTAAAGCCCTCTTCAAAAATGTGGCCAACGGTCATTATCTTTTTGTTAGCAATCTTAGCAGTCGCCTTGCAAATTCTCCCACCCCATATTGCATTTCCCTTGGCAATTTTCTTGATGATTATCTTTAAAATCATTACATTAAGAGAAGTTTATCAGAGTATTGATGGGCCGCTTGTTGTGCTCTTAGGTTGTTTTATCACCGTAGGCGCGGCGCTAGAAGCAACGGGTGCAACCAATATTATTGTCGCATTGATTATCCCGCTTTTAGAGGGGCTTCCCGGTGTGGTAGTATTAGCTATTGTCATGTTGATTACGATGTTGATAACAGATGTAATTAATAGCTCGGCAACAGCGGTGATTATGGCACCGATTGCGGTAGGGATTGCGAATATGATGGGGCATAATATTGACCCTTATCTAATGATTATTGCGATTGCTTGTTCGTGTGCATTTAATACACCGATTGGCCACCATTCAAATACATTAGTGATGGGGCCGGGAGGCTATCAATTTGGGGATTATTGGCGAATGGGATTATTGCTTGATTTACTACTCATTATTACAGTAGTACCAACGGTGATCTTCGTTTGGCCGTTATAA
- a CDS encoding F0F1 ATP synthase subunit delta yields the protein MSDLATVARPYAEAVFMVAKEDSQSEDRWREFLYSLKTLMGNEATCEVMSLPELGSEKKTAFLGELAAKILNRDLTKEEENFLLTICDNKRYEILPSVYDEYRMRLLEERNIQEVELQSAYPLTDGQREMFVKALQKRFNKEIELTVTISPSLLGGAILKIDDLVIDGSILGRLDGMIRSMN from the coding sequence ATGTCAGATTTAGCAACAGTAGCAAGACCTTATGCAGAAGCCGTGTTTATGGTTGCCAAAGAGGATTCTCAAAGCGAAGATCGTTGGAGAGAATTTCTTTACTCATTAAAAACCTTAATGGGTAACGAGGCAACTTGTGAAGTAATGAGCTTACCTGAGCTAGGTTCCGAAAAGAAAACAGCATTCTTAGGTGAATTAGCAGCTAAGATTTTAAATCGTGATCTCACAAAAGAGGAGGAGAACTTCCTGCTTACTATTTGTGACAATAAACGTTATGAGATTTTGCCTTCTGTTTATGACGAGTACAGAATGCGTTTATTAGAAGAACGAAATATCCAAGAGGTGGAGTTGCAAAGTGCATATCCATTGACGGATGGGCAGAGAGAGATGTTTGTTAAGGCTCTTCAAAAACGTTTTAATAAAGAGATCGAATTAACAGTAACCATTTCGCCTTCCTTGTTAGGTGGTGCTATTTTAAAAATAGATGATTTAGTCATTGATGGTTCAATTTTAGGTCGTTTAGACGGCATGATCCGATCAATGAATTAA
- the atpE gene encoding F0F1 ATP synthase subunit C, translated as MGLVAIACGIIVGLGAIGAAIGISMLGSKYIEASARQPEIMDSLLPKVFILVGLIDAAFLIGVGIAVFFGMTVFAGA; from the coding sequence ATGGGTTTAGTTGCAATCGCTTGCGGTATTATCGTTGGTCTTGGTGCAATTGGTGCGGCAATCGGTATTTCTATGTTAGGTTCAAAATACATTGAAGCTTCAGCAAGACAACCAGAAATCATGGATTCATTATTACCAAAAGTATTCATCCTTGTTGGTCTTATCGATGCGGCATTCTTAATCGGTGTTGGTATTGCTGTATTCTTTGGTATGACTGTATTCGCAGGTGCGTAA
- the atpA gene encoding F0F1 ATP synthase subunit alpha, producing MQLNPSEISDLIKSKIEEFQLKPEERTEGTVVSLTDGIARVHGINAVMQGEMVELPHGVRGLALNLERDSVGVVLLGDYEKITEGDKVKCTGRILETPVGPELLGRVVDGLGNPIDGKGELGTKLTAPIEQIAPGVIDRQSVDQPMQTGYIAIDSMVPVGRGQRELIIGDRQTGKTAIAIDTIINQKGSGIKCIYVAIGQKNSTIANIVTKLEEHGAMEHTIVVAAGASDSAAMQYLSAYTGCTMGEYFRDRGEDALIIYDDLSKQAVAYRQISLLLRRPPGREAYPGDVFYLHSRLLERAARVNADYVEKFTNGEVKGKTGSLTALPIIETQGGDVSAFVPTNVISITDGQIFLESNLFNSGIRPAMNAGISVSRVGGAAQTKLISKLGGGVRLALAQYRELAAFSQFASDLDEVTRKQLARGQRVTELMKQAQYRPYSIAEMALILYAIEYKYVDDLPIEEVRPFAQGLIASANATEQELLQDLNSKGAYNDEVLASLDKVVSQYKKGETWKVA from the coding sequence ATGCAATTAAATCCATCTGAGATCAGTGATCTCATTAAATCCAAGATTGAAGAATTTCAGCTCAAGCCGGAAGAAAGAACGGAAGGTACCGTTGTTAGTTTAACTGATGGAATTGCGCGCGTTCACGGAATTAATGCTGTGATGCAAGGTGAAATGGTTGAATTACCACACGGTGTTCGTGGCCTTGCGCTCAATCTTGAGAGAGATTCTGTTGGTGTTGTACTTCTCGGTGATTATGAAAAAATCACAGAAGGCGATAAAGTAAAATGTACTGGCCGTATCCTGGAAACACCAGTCGGTCCTGAATTATTAGGTCGTGTTGTTGACGGATTAGGGAATCCTATCGATGGTAAAGGTGAGCTTGGTACTAAGTTAACTGCGCCTATCGAGCAGATCGCACCAGGCGTTATTGATCGTCAATCAGTTGATCAACCAATGCAAACAGGTTATATCGCAATTGACTCAATGGTTCCAGTCGGCCGTGGTCAGCGTGAGCTTATCATCGGTGACCGTCAAACAGGTAAAACCGCAATCGCAATCGATACAATTATTAACCAAAAAGGTAGTGGCATTAAATGTATCTATGTCGCTATTGGTCAGAAGAACTCAACCATTGCGAATATCGTAACAAAGCTCGAAGAGCATGGTGCGATGGAACATACGATTGTGGTAGCTGCAGGTGCTTCTGATTCAGCAGCAATGCAATACCTTTCAGCTTACACAGGCTGTACAATGGGTGAATATTTCCGTGATCGTGGTGAAGATGCGTTAATCATCTATGATGACCTATCAAAACAAGCGGTTGCCTATCGTCAAATTTCCCTTCTTCTTCGTCGTCCTCCAGGTCGTGAAGCATATCCTGGGGATGTATTTTACCTCCATTCACGTCTTCTTGAGCGTGCTGCACGTGTTAATGCAGATTACGTTGAAAAATTCACAAATGGTGAAGTAAAAGGTAAAACAGGTTCATTAACCGCATTACCCATTATTGAAACACAAGGTGGAGACGTATCTGCATTCGTTCCAACAAACGTTATTTCAATCACAGATGGTCAGATCTTCCTTGAGTCGAATCTCTTTAACTCAGGTATCCGTCCTGCGATGAATGCTGGTATCTCAGTATCTCGTGTAGGGGGAGCGGCCCAAACTAAATTAATTAGTAAATTAGGTGGTGGCGTTCGTCTTGCGCTTGCACAATATCGTGAATTAGCCGCGTTCTCACAATTCGCTTCTGATCTTGATGAAGTCACTCGTAAGCAATTAGCGCGTGGTCAACGTGTCACTGAGCTTATGAAACAAGCACAATATCGTCCATATAGCATTGCTGAGATGGCTCTAATTCTCTATGCAATTGAGTACAAATATGTTGATGATCTACCTATTGAAGAAGTTCGCCCATTTGCACAAGGTCTTATCGCTTCAGCAAATGCGACAGAGCAAGAACTCTTACAAGACCTCAATAGCAAAGGTGCTTACAATGATGAAGTCTTAGCATCACTTGACAAAGTTGTAAGTCAATATAAAAAAGGTGAAACCTGGAAAGTTGCATAA
- the ppk1 gene encoding polyphosphate kinase 1 yields MELPLINREKSILAFQERVLKQAENKMTPLLERLNFITIVSSNLDEFFEVRFANIKERIFAGEDNIDGESAHGWQMDIYERVSALVHEQYEVFSHDILPQLEKEASVKFIKRKDWTVDDRAQLDLYFQEFINPLLTPIALDVAHPFPHIYNKSLNYIIELKGKDVYGREVDTAMLSLPKNLPSLVLLASCNGVVRFTSICEVIRDKLKTIFNGFTVKAAYQFRVTRNSHLFIDKEELTNLHQALKGELHQRNFGHAVRLEISKHMPKKLIQFLMKEFELEDYEVYPIAHFIDLTRFRELRDFLKGKSELFYPEFQPKFADKWSDGHDLFAVIRQKTQLFHHPFDSFAPTVKLLEAAAKDPQVQMIRMTIYRTGTESQLMQHLITAAKNGKEVNVVCELMARFDEETNLAWASVLEEAGAKVVYGIFGYKTHAKMLLIVRHEPTENNPDHLEYYTHVSTGNYHTGTARVYTDFAVMTCDREIAQDVTDIFVNLGSLGRPSHLNKLWQAPFTLYDNIIEHIEYEIAEAQAGRPAYIKARMNALLEKSIIEKLYEASNAGVKIDLLVRGACSLRPGLPGFSENIRVFSVVGRFLEHSRVFYFYHSGEELLYISSADWMHRNFFRRIEIATPIYNESIKAHIIREGLQYYFEDYTAWHLDGETGVYHQQSFTDEEKAGMLSAQEKLLISRQ; encoded by the coding sequence ATGGAATTACCGTTAATTAATCGAGAAAAATCTATCTTAGCTTTTCAAGAACGCGTTTTAAAACAGGCTGAAAATAAAATGACACCGCTATTAGAGCGGCTTAATTTTATTACCATTGTCTCCTCTAATTTAGATGAGTTTTTTGAGGTACGTTTTGCCAATATCAAAGAACGTATTTTCGCAGGAGAGGACAATATTGATGGTGAAAGCGCTCATGGTTGGCAAATGGATATCTATGAGCGAGTATCTGCTTTAGTGCATGAACAGTATGAGGTCTTTTCTCACGATATTCTACCGCAGTTAGAGAAGGAGGCTAGTGTTAAGTTTATTAAGCGCAAAGATTGGACCGTGGACGATCGTGCGCAATTAGATCTCTATTTTCAGGAATTTATTAACCCCTTATTGACACCCATTGCATTGGATGTTGCCCATCCTTTTCCACATATCTATAACAAATCTTTAAATTATATTATTGAATTAAAAGGGAAAGATGTCTATGGGCGAGAGGTCGATACCGCGATGCTCTCGTTACCTAAAAACCTTCCTTCTTTAGTATTATTAGCTAGTTGCAATGGAGTTGTTCGTTTCACCTCTATCTGTGAAGTGATCCGCGATAAACTCAAAACGATCTTTAATGGCTTTACTGTAAAAGCAGCTTACCAATTTCGAGTGACGAGAAATAGTCATCTTTTTATTGATAAAGAGGAATTAACCAATTTACACCAGGCGTTGAAAGGGGAGCTTCATCAACGTAATTTTGGGCATGCGGTGCGCTTAGAGATTAGCAAACATATGCCCAAAAAACTGATTCAGTTTCTAATGAAAGAGTTTGAGCTTGAAGATTATGAGGTCTATCCGATTGCCCATTTTATTGATTTGACTCGCTTTAGAGAGTTACGGGATTTTTTAAAGGGAAAAAGTGAGCTATTTTATCCAGAGTTTCAACCAAAGTTTGCAGATAAATGGAGTGATGGACATGATCTATTTGCTGTGATTCGACAAAAGACGCAACTATTCCATCATCCTTTCGATAGTTTTGCCCCCACTGTAAAATTATTAGAAGCGGCAGCAAAAGATCCTCAGGTGCAGATGATTCGAATGACGATCTATCGTACAGGAACAGAATCGCAATTAATGCAACATCTTATTACCGCAGCTAAAAATGGTAAAGAGGTGAATGTTGTTTGTGAACTCATGGCTCGTTTTGATGAAGAGACAAATCTTGCTTGGGCTTCGGTATTAGAGGAGGCGGGTGCGAAAGTAGTATATGGGATTTTTGGTTATAAAACCCATGCGAAAATGTTATTGATCGTACGGCATGAACCAACGGAGAACAATCCTGATCATCTTGAATATTATACCCATGTGAGCACAGGGAATTATCATACCGGTACAGCAAGAGTCTATACTGATTTTGCAGTGATGACTTGTGATCGAGAGATAGCGCAAGATGTAACCGATATTTTTGTCAATTTAGGGAGTTTAGGGCGTCCTTCTCATCTAAATAAACTATGGCAAGCACCTTTTACTCTTTATGATAATATCATTGAACATATTGAGTATGAGATTGCAGAAGCACAAGCGGGCCGGCCTGCCTATATTAAAGCACGGATGAATGCATTATTAGAGAAAAGTATTATTGAAAAGCTCTATGAAGCTTCTAATGCTGGGGTGAAAATTGATCTTCTAGTTCGAGGGGCTTGCTCATTGCGCCCAGGATTACCTGGATTTTCAGAAAATATACGAGTCTTTTCTGTGGTTGGGCGATTTTTAGAGCACTCACGAGTATTCTACTTTTATCATAGTGGTGAAGAGCTGCTCTATATTTCGAGTGCTGACTGGATGCACCGCAACTTTTTCAGACGGATCGAGATTGCAACACCTATTTACAACGAATCAATTAAGGCGCATATTATACGAGAAGGATTGCAGTACTATTTTGAGGATTATACTGCCTGGCATCTAGATGGAGAGACAGGCGTATATCATCAGCAATCATTTACAGATGAAGAGAAGGCAGGAATGCTTTCTGCTCAAGAAAAACTCTTAATTTCTCGTCAATAA
- a CDS encoding F0F1 ATP synthase subunit B — protein sequence MNINATLIAQFIVFFILVLVVMKFIWPPLIKAIEERRAKIAEGLAAAEESVAAQATTEAEINELMKKAHLEAASLVGKAQSQADSLIAKSKEDSKEVGQREIDAAHAKIEAEVNQAKESLRKQVVALSILGASKIIEKEVDEKTHAKMLEELANQL from the coding sequence ATGAATATTAACGCAACCTTGATTGCCCAGTTTATCGTCTTTTTCATTTTGGTTTTGGTGGTTATGAAGTTTATCTGGCCACCTTTAATCAAAGCTATTGAAGAGCGACGTGCAAAAATTGCTGAAGGTTTAGCTGCAGCAGAAGAGAGTGTCGCGGCTCAAGCAACGACAGAAGCAGAGATTAATGAGCTTATGAAAAAGGCTCATCTTGAAGCTGCAAGTCTTGTGGGTAAAGCTCAAAGCCAAGCAGATAGTTTGATTGCAAAGTCAAAAGAAGATAGCAAAGAAGTTGGGCAAAGAGAGATCGATGCGGCGCATGCGAAGATTGAAGCAGAAGTGAATCAAGCGAAAGAAAGTTTGAGAAAACAGGTTGTTGCTTTAAGTATCTTAGGTGCGAGTAAGATCATTGAAAAAGAAGTTGATGAGAAAACTCATGCTAAGATGTTAGAAGAGTTAGCCAATCAGCTATAG
- the atpG gene encoding F0F1 ATP synthase subunit gamma, with protein sequence MAVGKEIRGKIKSISNTQKITSAMEMVAASKMRATQLRRDKSRPYAQQIIKLAAHLGEATPEEFKHQYLIPREVKRVGIIVVSSDRGLAGGLNNNLFKLVATQMKVWQESNIEVDVATIGNKANAFFARFGGDLVATANNLGDNPASKDLIGVTTTMLDLFQDGKIDELHVFANEFVNTMTQKPTTIQVLPVIPGALQEQLGFESVTPGDSNLAWDYEYDSAPAELMSIVLDRYVEYAIYQAVVENVACEMAARMIAMKAASDNASDLIDELQLVYNKARQAAITQEITEIVSGAAAIN encoded by the coding sequence ATGGCTGTTGGAAAAGAAATACGTGGCAAGATTAAAAGCATTAGTAATACGCAAAAGATTACTAGTGCGATGGAGATGGTTGCAGCAAGTAAAATGCGTGCAACTCAGCTTCGTCGTGATAAATCTCGCCCTTATGCGCAACAAATTATCAAGCTTGCAGCGCATTTAGGTGAGGCAACACCTGAAGAGTTCAAACATCAATATCTGATTCCACGGGAAGTCAAACGTGTGGGCATTATTGTTGTGAGCTCTGATCGTGGTCTAGCGGGAGGGTTGAATAATAACTTATTTAAACTTGTCGCGACTCAGATGAAGGTTTGGCAAGAGAGCAATATTGAAGTAGATGTTGCAACCATTGGAAATAAAGCAAATGCATTTTTTGCCCGTTTCGGGGGGGATCTCGTAGCAACTGCAAATAATCTTGGTGACAATCCTGCTTCTAAAGATCTTATCGGTGTTACAACCACTATGTTAGATCTTTTCCAAGACGGCAAAATTGATGAGCTTCATGTCTTTGCAAATGAGTTCGTTAATACCATGACGCAGAAACCAACAACGATTCAGGTGCTACCGGTTATTCCCGGTGCTCTGCAAGAACAGTTGGGATTTGAGAGTGTTACGCCAGGCGATTCAAACTTAGCGTGGGACTATGAGTATGATTCTGCGCCTGCCGAATTGATGAGTATCGTGTTAGACCGTTATGTTGAGTATGCAATTTACCAAGCTGTGGTAGAGAATGTTGCCTGTGAAATGGCCGCTCGGATGATTGCAATGAAAGCAGCAAGTGATAATGCAAGCGATCTGATTGATGAGTTACAGTTAGTGTATAACAAGGCTCGTCAAGCAGCGATTACTCAGGAGATTACTGAGATTGTTAGTGGTGCAGCCGCAATCAATTAA
- the atpB gene encoding F0F1 ATP synthase subunit A, protein MASELTNASYIGHHLVNLNQRGTPQAADEFVNFGLINLDTVFWSVLCGIVVVLFLYAASRKATAGVPGRFQAFVEILVEFAEKQSRTLVNGPQGFIAPLGLTVFLWIVVMNSLDFLPIDLADKILDVFGLKESIPYHKILPTADVSATLGMSCAVLAVVIFYSIKAKGMGFVKELFCAPFGIWLAPANFVLNLVEFISKAFSLGMRLFGNMFAGELIFMLIALLGATGTLWGMGLHIFAGAAWAIFHILIVVLQAYIFMTLTLVYLGQAHESH, encoded by the coding sequence ATGGCTAGTGAATTAACAAACGCATCATATATTGGACACCACCTTGTTAACCTGAATCAAAGAGGCACGCCACAAGCTGCTGATGAATTTGTTAACTTTGGGCTCATCAATCTTGATACTGTTTTCTGGTCTGTTCTGTGTGGTATCGTTGTTGTGCTCTTTCTTTATGCAGCATCGCGCAAAGCGACAGCAGGCGTTCCTGGACGCTTCCAAGCATTTGTTGAAATTCTTGTTGAATTTGCAGAAAAACAATCAAGAACTCTAGTGAATGGCCCTCAAGGCTTTATTGCGCCATTAGGTTTAACTGTATTTCTTTGGATCGTGGTGATGAACTCACTCGACTTCTTACCGATTGACCTTGCGGATAAAATCCTTGATGTATTTGGTCTTAAAGAATCAATTCCCTATCACAAAATTCTTCCTACCGCAGATGTAAGTGCAACCTTAGGGATGTCATGTGCTGTATTAGCCGTTGTGATTTTCTACTCAATTAAAGCGAAAGGTATGGGCTTTGTAAAAGAGCTATTCTGCGCACCTTTCGGTATCTGGTTAGCACCTGCAAACTTTGTGCTAAATCTCGTTGAATTTATCTCAAAAGCATTCTCATTAGGAATGCGACTTTTCGGTAATATGTTTGCCGGTGAGTTAATCTTTATGTTGATTGCACTTTTAGGCGCAACAGGCACTCTTTGGGGTATGGGTTTACATATCTTCGCAGGCGCTGCTTGGGCAATCTTCCATATCTTAATCGTAGTATTACAGGCTTATATTTTCATGACATTGACATTAGTTTATCTAGGTCAAGCGCATGAATCTCATTAA
- a CDS encoding ATP synthase subunit I has translation MIPKIVGVQLAVLLIISISAWLLYDGVTAISLLAAGISILIPNIFMAANISLLKFHKVFFWIGVFLNKFVIVLLFGISIMIIKEPNLLAFLIGIIIVTQVPLGYVLVSSLRKDKVII, from the coding sequence ATGATTCCGAAGATTGTGGGAGTACAACTTGCTGTTTTATTAATTATATCGATTAGCGCTTGGCTACTATATGATGGTGTAACAGCGATTTCTCTATTAGCTGCCGGTATCTCTATTTTGATACCCAATATATTTATGGCGGCTAATATTTCGTTGTTAAAATTCCACAAAGTTTTCTTTTGGATCGGCGTCTTTTTAAATAAATTTGTTATTGTGTTACTCTTCGGTATCAGTATCATGATAATTAAGGAGCCGAATTTGTTGGCTTTCCTGATAGGAATCATCATTGTGACACAGGTGCCATTGGGGTATGTGTTGGTATCTTCCTTAAGAAAAGATAAAGTAATTATATAG